The following coding sequences lie in one Caloenas nicobarica isolate bCalNic1 chromosome 17, bCalNic1.hap1, whole genome shotgun sequence genomic window:
- the DUSP14 gene encoding dual specificity protein phosphatase 14, producing MTSRSHNSLPRTLMAPRMLSESALGGIAQITPSLYLSRGSVASNRHLLLSRGITCIINATIEIPNFNWPQFEYVKVPLADMPNAPISLYFDSVADKINSVARKHGATLVHCAAGVSRSATLCIAYLMKYHKVSLFEAYNWVKSRRPVIRPNVGFWRQLIDYERKLFGKTTVKMVQTPYGIIPDVYERERRPLMPYWGI from the coding sequence ATGACCTCCAGAAGCCACAACTCCTTGCCGAGAACTCTGATGGCTCCACGAATGCTTTCCGAAAGTGCCCTGGGGGGCATCGCCCAAATCACCCCCTCGCTGTACCTGAGCCGGGGCAGCGTCGCCTCCAACCGGCACCTGCTCCTCTCCCGGGGAATCACCTGCATCATCAACGCCACCATCGAGATCCCCAATTTCAACTGGCCCCAGTTTGAATACGTGAAAGTGCCTTTGGCTGACATGCCCAACGCCCCCATTTCCCTGTACTTCGACAGCGTCGCCGACAAGATCAACAGCGTGGCGCGGAAGCACGGGGCCACCTTAGTCCACTGTGCCGCCGGCGTGAGCAGGTCGGCCACGCTCTGCATCGCCTACCTGATGAAGTACCACAAGGTGTCCCTCTTCGAGGCGTACAACTGGGTCAAATCGAGGCGCCCCGTTATTCGCCCCAACGTGGGCTTCTGGAGACAACTGATAGACTACGAGAGGAAGCTCTTTGGGAAGACAACGGTTAAAATGGTACAGACACCATATGGCATCATCCCAGACGTTTACGAGCGAGAGAGGAGACCCCTGATGCCTTACTGGGGAATTTAA